In Malus sylvestris chromosome 15, drMalSylv7.2, whole genome shotgun sequence, a single genomic region encodes these proteins:
- the LOC126604700 gene encoding filament-like plant protein, producing the protein MERKWLWKKKSSEKSSGETDSSGSVSSHSERYSDEQEALKASPNHDAQSPEVTSKAASSADDVNDSLKSLAERLSAALVNVSAKEDLVKQHAKVAEEAVAGWEKAENEAAVFKSELEATIQQNSALEDRVSHLDGALKECVRQLRQAREEQEQTVQEAVLKKTCDWESTKLKLESQIVELQRNAEANRSEASAFVDPRLSHRLQSLKKENSALKHQLLSQAEELEIMTIERDLSAQAAETASKQHLESIKKVAKLEAECRRLKALGSKTPVVNDHKSSAASSIYVESCMDSQSDSGERLNMMEIDSQKMNGSEANKRDLTFSDSWASALVAELDQLNNEKAVNRNLPAPSIDIDLMDDFLEMERLASLPQTENGTSCLESEAIVNQTNNEERALRAELEAMSHRTAKLEDKLEKLQVEKERLEVENAELEAMSHRAAELEDMLERMEVERENLVVEKAELKIALSKSQECYVAAEFQLKEAEMKLEELQKELSIAKESRQSIESQLVSMEAEARTMSAKVDSLEAEVQRERALSAEIAVKCQDLEEELSRKKEVKFQKTACSNGELKRKQEDLAVAAGKLADCQKTIASLGNQLKSLATLEDFLIDAGSLPGFTAVAPQVPKADEIWKLHSNVTDSPKRDSVSKPADESSGPSVNRSRNEDNSPPSSSSSTSSTVLSTHVSSEKNRNGFAKFFSRTKGGIRLEI; encoded by the exons ATGGAGCGCAAGTGGTTGTGGAAGAAGAAGTCTTCTGAGAAGAGCTCTGGAGAAACTGACAGTTCAGGTTCAGTATCTTCACACTCCGAGAGGTACTCCGATGAACAG GAGGCACTAAAGGCATCTCCGAATCATGATGCTCAATCACCTGAAGTCACATCAAAAGCTGCATCCAGTGCTGACGATGTTAATGATAGTCTGAAGAGTCTAGCAGAGAGATTATCAGCTGCTCTTGTGAATGTTAGTGCCAAAGAAGACTTGGTGAAGCAGCATGCCaaagttgctgaagaagctGTTGCAG GCTGGGAAAAGGCTGAAAATGAGGCCGCTGTTTTTAAGTCAGAACTTGAAGCTACAATTCAGCAAAACTCGGCTCTGGAAGATCGGGTAAGCCATCTTGATGGGGCCCTCAAGGAATGCGTTCGACAGCTTAGACAAGCCAGAGAGGAGCAGGAACAAACCGTACAGGAAGCTGTGCTGAAGAAAACCTGTGACTGGGAGTCCACCAAATTGAAGCTTGAAAGTCAGATTGTTGAGCTCCAGAGAAATGCAGAAGCGAATAGATCTGAAGCTTCTGCTTTTGTCGATCCTCGTCTTTCTCATAGGTTGCAatctttaaaaaaagaaaactcgGCCCTGAAGCATCAGCTACTGTCTCAAGCAGAGGAGTTGGAAATCATGACGATTGAGAGGGACTTGAGTGCTCAAGCAGCTGAAACAGCCAGTAAGCAACATTTAGAGAGTATAAAGAAGGTTGCAAAGCTTGAAGCTGAGTGCCGGAGGCTAAAAGCTTTGGGTAGCAAAACACCTGTTGTCAATGATCACAAGTCCAGTGCTGCTTCTTCAATTTATGTGGAGTCTTGCATGGATAGTCAATCGGACAGTGGAGAGCGGCTAAACATGATGGAGATAGATTCTCAAAAAATGAATGGCTCTGAGGCAAACAAGCGTGACCTGACTTTCTCTGACTCTTGGGCTTCGGCTCTGGTTGCTGAGCTTGATCAACTCAATAACGAAAAGGCTGTAAACAGAAATTTGCCTGCTCCTTCCATTGATATTGATCTCATGGACGATTTTCTTGAGATGGAACGACTTGCTTCGTTGCCACAGACTGAGAATGGAACTAGTTGTCTGGAATCAGAAGCCATAGTTAATCAAACCAATAATGAAGAACGTGCCTTGAGAGCTGAACTTGAAGCCATGAGCCATCGGACAGCCAAACTTGAGGACAAGTTAGAAAAGTTGCAAGTAGAGAAAGAAAGGTTAGAGGTAGAGAATGCTGAACTTGAAGCTATGAGTCATCGGGCAGCCGAATTAGAGGACATGTTAGAAAGGATGGAAGTCGAGAGAGAAAATTTGGTTGTAGAGAAAGCTGAACTAAAAATTGCTTTATCCAAAAGTCAAGAATGTTATGTGGCAGCAGAATTTCAGCTTAAAGAAGCAGAAATGAAGTTAGAGGAGTTACAAAAGGAGCTAAGTATTGCAAAAGAATCAAGGCAGAGTATTGAGTCTCAGCTCGTTAGCATGGAAGCAGAGGCGAGGACCATGTCTGCTAAGGTTGATTCTTTGGAAGCAGAGGTTCAAAGGGAGAGGGCTTTGTCTGCAGAAATTGCGGTCAAATGTCAAGATTTAGAGGAGGAGCtatcaagaaaaaaagaagtcaAGTTTCAAAAAACTGCTTGCTCGAATGGTGAATTGAAGAGAAAGCAG GAAGACCTAGCTGTAGCAGCCGGAAAGCTTGCCGATTGCCAGAAGACAATAGCGTCTCTTGGAAATCAACTCAAATCTCTAGCGACGCTAGAAGATTTTCTGATAGACGCCGGAAGCCTCCCAGGGTTCACTGCTGTTGCGCCGCAGGTTCCTAAAGCTGATGAAATTTGGAAGTTGCATTCCAATGTAACAGATTCACCTAAAAGAGATTCTGTGTCAAAACCAGCCGATGAGAGTTCTGGTCCATCAGTAAACAGGAGTAGAAATGAGGACAACTCCCCACCATCTTCATCTTCGTCAACCTCATCCACTGTGTTGTCCACTCATGTCAGCTCTGAAAAGAACCGAAATGGGTTCGCAAAGTTCTTCTCCCGAACCAAGGGTGGGATACGACTAGAAATTTAG